A section of the Marinoscillum sp. 108 genome encodes:
- a CDS encoding alpha-L-fucosidase — translation MKPICHTLLLALFFTACSHPEQATMKKYAENWDSLASYEEAPEWFRNAKFGIYYHWGLLSVPAYANDWHPRNLHVEGTDDYAQHVATYGHPSVFGYHDFVPMFRADSFDAENWADLFVESGARFSGVVAEHHDGWSNWDSRINPWNAKKMGPKRDLVGELERAIHGKGLKFVTTFHMARNLQIYQQDTANWLNDRSYFPYHPNLYTSSTDSVIRMMYGNIPKDQFYENWLGKLQEVIDQYSPDLIYFDGELSKIPDSVKLKFVTYYLNHASMKDKGVVITHKNGELPSEVSLMDLEKGRMDDKTDHFWLTDETIAHGSWSYTETLEVKPAAEIIHVLIDIVSKNGVLMLNISPKANGVIPADQQMVLRDIGEWLKKYGEAIYDTRTWTVYGEGPTVLGTSGHFLEWKTYTAEDVRFTTKENQLYAILMGWPGEDEQVKISSINRKNLKGKTIQEVVLLGSNEKVLWELTEKGFLFTTPSQSMNDPAVVLKLTLK, via the coding sequence ATGAAACCAATCTGTCACACTCTTTTGCTCGCATTGTTCTTTACCGCCTGCTCACACCCCGAGCAGGCGACTATGAAGAAATATGCAGAAAACTGGGATTCATTAGCCAGCTATGAAGAAGCTCCGGAATGGTTCAGAAATGCCAAGTTTGGAATCTACTATCATTGGGGCCTCCTCTCAGTACCGGCTTATGCCAACGACTGGCACCCAAGGAATCTTCACGTAGAAGGTACGGATGACTATGCACAGCATGTGGCCACATACGGTCACCCTTCGGTATTTGGCTATCATGATTTCGTGCCAATGTTTCGCGCGGATAGCTTCGATGCAGAAAACTGGGCCGACCTCTTCGTAGAATCAGGAGCCCGGTTTTCAGGAGTTGTGGCGGAACATCATGACGGGTGGTCCAACTGGGATAGTCGCATTAACCCCTGGAATGCAAAGAAAATGGGGCCAAAACGAGACTTGGTTGGAGAGTTGGAGCGTGCCATTCATGGCAAAGGCCTGAAATTTGTGACTACTTTTCACATGGCCAGAAACCTCCAAATCTATCAGCAGGATACCGCCAACTGGCTGAATGATAGATCCTATTTCCCTTATCACCCAAATTTGTACACCTCCTCCACAGACTCTGTCATACGAATGATGTATGGTAATATACCCAAGGATCAGTTTTATGAAAATTGGCTCGGGAAACTTCAGGAGGTCATTGATCAATATAGCCCCGATCTCATCTATTTCGATGGCGAGTTGTCCAAAATACCCGATTCAGTCAAACTCAAGTTTGTTACCTACTACCTGAACCATGCGAGTATGAAAGACAAAGGAGTAGTAATCACTCACAAAAATGGTGAACTACCGTCAGAAGTGAGTCTGATGGATTTGGAAAAAGGCCGAATGGATGATAAAACGGACCATTTCTGGCTTACAGATGAGACCATTGCTCATGGGAGTTGGAGCTATACAGAAACACTTGAGGTAAAACCTGCCGCAGAGATCATCCATGTTCTTATAGACATAGTAAGTAAAAATGGTGTGCTCATGCTCAATATTTCTCCCAAGGCCAATGGAGTGATTCCCGCAGACCAGCAGATGGTACTGAGGGATATTGGGGAATGGCTGAAAAAGTATGGAGAAGCCATCTATGACACCCGTACATGGACGGTCTACGGGGAAGGACCTACTGTTCTGGGGACCTCAGGACATTTCCTGGAGTGGAAAACCTACACTGCTGAAGACGTCCGTTTCACCACCAAAGAAAATCAACTTTATGCCATCTTGATGGGCTGGCCAGGTGAAGATGAGCAAGTAAAAATCAGCTCCATCAACAGGAAAAATCTAAAAGGTAAGACTATTCAGGAGGTGGTTTTACTAGGAAGTAACGAGAAGGTGCTCTGGGAGTTGACGGAAAAAGGTTTCCTGTTTACTACTCCCTCACAATCCATGAACGACCCTGCTGTGGTGTTGAAATTAACACTGAAATGA
- a CDS encoding glycoside hydrolase family 3 C-terminal domain-containing protein — protein MRNFLLASLMGLMLSCTSAQTDENSDKSNIDELISQMTLEEKVHMLHGKGKFTSAGVARLGIPDLKSADGPLGVREEIQNDSWAPAGWDNDFATFFPAGGGLSSTWNLDLVRRYSIAMGEEARAREKHVLLAPAVNLIRSPLGGRNFEYFTEDPFLNKKLVVPFVQGLQANDVASCVKHYAINNQETLRGSIDVQADERTIREMYLPVFEAAVKEGNAYSVMSAYNRFRGAYLSENDYMLNTILRDEWGFKGFVMSDWGAVHSTKESALYGLDIEMGTEIDNYDDWFFSEALIAAVRNGEVSESVIDQKVKNILYVMEKIHAIGSEPQAKGTLNTPEHLQVAYDVAAESVVLLKNDNNALPLKSSEIRSIAVIGDNAKRKHANQGFGAGVKTRTEVTPYDALVAHYPDMKVNYALGYKEQYLKNNLNRSWGLPVDYVPNEQLVAEAVAAAKASDVAVVFAGSNRLVETEAEDRKGLRLPFGQEALIKAVKAANPNTIVVIIAGSPHDLSEIDATVDGLLWSWFNGSRAGDAIVDVLFGEVNPSGKLPVTFPKKLEDSPAHATNSFPGGPDVVIYEEGILVGYRWFDTQNIEPFYPFGYGLSYTSYEYSDLSTDKSSYNAGDIIKVSLKVKNAGAVDGKEIIQLYTSKPGSDIQRATRELKGFGKVALKAGEEKLVTLEIPVKELAYYDVEAKGWSVEPGTYDLSSGASSRDLRGKVSFSVK, from the coding sequence ATGAGAAATTTTTTACTGGCCTCACTAATGGGACTAATGCTTTCATGTACATCAGCACAGACCGATGAAAATTCGGACAAGTCGAACATAGATGAATTAATCAGTCAAATGACTCTGGAGGAAAAGGTTCATATGCTCCATGGTAAAGGTAAGTTTACTTCAGCGGGAGTAGCGCGGTTGGGTATACCTGATTTGAAATCTGCCGACGGGCCGCTGGGGGTACGCGAGGAGATTCAGAATGATAGCTGGGCTCCCGCGGGGTGGGATAATGACTTTGCTACTTTTTTCCCCGCAGGAGGAGGCCTGTCATCTACCTGGAATCTGGATCTCGTCAGGCGCTACAGCATTGCCATGGGAGAAGAAGCCCGGGCCAGAGAGAAGCATGTACTTTTGGCACCCGCGGTTAACCTTATTCGTTCACCTTTAGGTGGAAGAAACTTTGAATACTTCACAGAAGATCCATTTCTCAATAAAAAATTGGTAGTGCCATTTGTGCAGGGACTTCAGGCCAACGATGTGGCTTCATGTGTGAAGCACTATGCCATTAACAATCAGGAGACCCTGAGAGGCAGTATCGATGTGCAGGCTGATGAGCGGACGATCAGGGAGATGTATTTGCCTGTATTCGAGGCGGCAGTGAAAGAGGGCAATGCCTACTCCGTGATGAGTGCCTACAATCGATTTAGAGGGGCCTATTTATCTGAGAATGATTATATGCTGAACACCATTCTTCGAGACGAATGGGGCTTCAAAGGGTTTGTAATGTCTGACTGGGGTGCTGTCCATTCTACCAAAGAATCTGCGTTGTATGGATTGGATATAGAGATGGGTACAGAGATTGATAACTATGATGATTGGTTTTTCTCAGAAGCCCTGATTGCCGCCGTTCGTAATGGCGAAGTGTCAGAATCTGTGATCGATCAAAAGGTAAAAAACATCCTTTATGTGATGGAGAAAATTCATGCGATTGGCTCGGAACCTCAGGCAAAGGGTACCCTGAATACCCCTGAGCATCTTCAGGTAGCCTATGACGTGGCAGCAGAGTCGGTGGTGCTGTTGAAGAATGATAACAATGCCCTGCCATTGAAGTCGTCAGAGATCAGGAGTATCGCTGTGATTGGTGATAATGCGAAAAGAAAACATGCCAATCAGGGCTTTGGAGCTGGCGTAAAAACCAGGACAGAAGTGACCCCATACGATGCTTTGGTGGCTCATTATCCTGATATGAAAGTCAATTATGCCCTCGGTTACAAAGAGCAATACCTAAAGAATAATCTGAATCGCTCATGGGGGCTCCCTGTGGACTATGTTCCCAATGAGCAGTTGGTCGCCGAGGCTGTAGCTGCGGCTAAAGCTTCGGATGTGGCTGTTGTTTTTGCGGGTTCCAACCGTCTGGTAGAGACGGAGGCAGAGGATAGAAAAGGGCTGAGGTTGCCCTTTGGTCAGGAAGCTTTGATCAAAGCGGTGAAGGCGGCCAATCCAAACACCATCGTCGTGATCATAGCGGGTTCTCCGCATGACTTGTCGGAGATTGATGCTACAGTGGATGGATTGCTATGGTCATGGTTTAATGGATCCAGGGCTGGAGATGCCATTGTAGATGTGCTTTTTGGAGAAGTTAATCCAAGTGGAAAACTGCCTGTGACTTTTCCTAAAAAACTGGAGGACTCTCCGGCACATGCTACCAATAGTTTCCCCGGAGGACCGGACGTAGTGATTTACGAAGAGGGTATTTTGGTAGGCTATCGCTGGTTTGACACCCAAAATATTGAGCCTTTTTACCCATTCGGGTACGGGTTGTCCTATACCAGCTATGAATATTCGGATTTGAGCACTGATAAATCCTCTTACAATGCTGGTGATATCATTAAGGTGTCTCTGAAAGTGAAAAATGCAGGTGCGGTGGATGGAAAGGAAATCATTCAGCTATATACCAGTAAGCCAGGGTCCGACATCCAGCGTGCCACGAGGGAGCTCAAGGGCTTTGGGAAAGTGGCACTGAAAGCAGGTGAAGAAAAGTTGGTCACCCTCGAAATTCCTGTCAAGGAGCTGGCTTACTATGATGTAGAGGCTAAAGGTTGGTCAGTAGAGCCTGGTACCTATGACCTATCGTCAGGAGCCTCGTCAAGAGACTTGAGAGGGAAAGTATCTTTCTCCGTAAAGTAA
- a CDS encoding glycoside hydrolase family 88 protein codes for MKHLLTLILLASLATQCSSPTPQEGSLLDQNSELAVTQYKGMQKQLGEGEFPRSYENGSFTTSSSEWWCSGFYPGTLLYLYEETEDSSLLQEANRMLTLLEKEQYNTSTHDLGFMMYCSFGNANRLNPQAAYTNILINSARSLATRFSPVTGCIRSWDSKPEDFIVIIDNMMNLELLFWATKATGDSSFYNIAVTHANTTLENHFRSDNSSYHVLNYDSTGAVKQKKTAQGLHDESAWARGQAWGLYGYTATYRETKDEKYLEQAVKIAGFILSHPNLPEDKIPLWDFDAEKDALRDASAAAIMASALIELDTYAPDKGYLKVAEEILTNLTSDYTAEPGTNGQFIITHCVGHLPANSEVDVPLTYADYYFMEALMRLEYGL; via the coding sequence ATGAAACACTTATTGACTTTAATACTTCTGGCTTCTCTGGCCACTCAATGCAGCTCGCCTACCCCACAAGAAGGTTCTCTTTTGGATCAAAATAGTGAGTTGGCAGTGACTCAATATAAAGGAATGCAAAAGCAACTTGGGGAAGGTGAATTCCCCAGATCTTATGAGAATGGCAGCTTCACCACCAGCAGCTCCGAATGGTGGTGTAGTGGCTTCTATCCTGGCACACTCCTTTATCTTTATGAAGAGACAGAGGACTCCTCACTGCTGCAAGAAGCTAATCGAATGCTCACATTGCTGGAAAAGGAGCAGTATAATACCAGCACACATGATCTGGGATTTATGATGTACTGTAGCTTTGGAAATGCCAATAGACTGAATCCTCAGGCTGCTTATACCAACATACTAATCAACAGTGCCAGGTCTTTAGCGACCCGATTTTCTCCAGTGACCGGATGCATTCGTTCGTGGGATTCCAAACCTGAGGATTTCATCGTCATCATTGACAACATGATGAATCTGGAACTGCTCTTCTGGGCCACTAAGGCAACGGGCGATAGCTCCTTCTATAACATTGCTGTCACCCATGCCAACACCACACTTGAAAATCACTTTAGGTCAGACAATAGTTCGTATCACGTGCTCAATTATGACTCGACTGGAGCGGTGAAACAAAAGAAAACCGCCCAAGGGCTCCACGATGAGTCTGCATGGGCCAGAGGTCAGGCCTGGGGGCTATATGGATATACAGCCACCTACAGGGAAACCAAAGATGAAAAGTACCTTGAGCAAGCTGTGAAAATAGCAGGCTTCATATTATCACATCCAAACCTGCCAGAAGACAAAATTCCGCTTTGGGATTTCGATGCAGAGAAAGATGCTCTAAGGGACGCATCGGCCGCAGCCATTATGGCCTCCGCTTTGATTGAATTGGATACCTATGCACCCGATAAAGGGTATCTTAAAGTGGCAGAGGAAATCCTGACCAACCTCACTTCCGACTATACAGCAGAGCCTGGCACCAATGGTCAGTTCATTATCACTCACTGCGTGGGGCATTTACCGGCAAACAGTGAGGTAGATGTGCCGCTTACCTATGCCGATTATTATTTCATGGAGGCCCTTATGCGGCTAGAATACGGTCTTTAG
- a CDS encoding DUF5916 domain-containing protein, whose amino-acid sequence MKSVGLVCILALLCFESYAQPKTYETTMVQAPPVIDGKLDDPAWDLVDWGGDFIQRQPEDGAAPSQDTKFKILYDAKYLYIGIRAFDLEPDKVARRMSRRDGFEGDLVEVNIDSYNDKRTAFSFTASASGVKGEEYVSNNGDDWDSTWDPIWYLKTSLDDQGWIAEFKIPLSQLRFADKEEHVWGIQVMRMVFRKQERSYWQPIAQDSPGWVHLFGELRGITGIRPQKQLEIQPYILGKTEKSPSVEGNPYATGSESDLDVGVDAKIGLTSDITLDLTINPDFGQVEADPSRVNLSAFQLFFQERRPFFLEGKNTLNFGLTESVAGGQFNNDNLFYSRRIGGSPSYFPSDDDIQYVDRMKKTRILGAAKVTGKNKNGFSWGLLESVTNKEMVEVQDTLGGRRKVAVEPMTNYVVGRVQQDINQGNALIGAMFTATNRRLDEDHFNYLHKSAYTGGVDFTQNFNERNYYLSLNAVVSNVNGDEEAIYNTQTSSERYFQRPDNRRKGVDSTRTSLSGTSGTAAFGKRNGNLIFQTGATMRSPGVELNDVGFLMQSDYISQWTWAQYRILKPFSIFRWVRFNANQYLTWDFGGINLLKAMNFNTHAQFKNMWYVGGGTTLSGESRSNADLRGGPALRYPGTTEYWVYMGTNDQKKLYFEMNPWISSGQENYYRGGGIFTSLRYQPTDALRLSVSPSVDWNDNALQYVSSYETNTENYILARIQQVTYSASVRANYIITPNLSVEYWGQPFISRGEYSDFKKVLSPNSDHFEERHVSLGPDQINYADESGSYFIDENRDGITEAELDDPNFNFMQFRSNFVIRWEYIPGSTLFVVWTSSSSDSHNSRENRFSYLATDLKQADGTNIFLIKYTYRFVL is encoded by the coding sequence ATGAAATCAGTCGGCCTGGTCTGTATTCTGGCATTGCTATGCTTTGAGTCGTATGCTCAACCTAAAACTTACGAAACCACCATGGTTCAGGCTCCGCCTGTGATTGATGGAAAGTTGGATGACCCAGCGTGGGATTTGGTGGATTGGGGTGGTGACTTTATACAGCGACAGCCCGAAGATGGAGCGGCGCCCTCCCAAGATACCAAGTTTAAGATTTTGTACGATGCAAAATACCTGTATATCGGAATTCGGGCATTTGATTTGGAGCCAGACAAAGTAGCTCGGCGAATGTCACGAAGAGACGGTTTTGAAGGAGATTTGGTGGAGGTCAACATAGACAGCTACAATGACAAGCGGACAGCCTTTAGCTTTACAGCCTCAGCCTCAGGTGTTAAGGGTGAAGAATATGTTTCTAACAATGGCGATGACTGGGATTCTACCTGGGATCCCATCTGGTACCTAAAGACCAGTCTGGATGATCAGGGCTGGATCGCCGAATTTAAAATTCCCCTGTCTCAATTACGTTTTGCAGATAAGGAAGAGCACGTATGGGGGATACAGGTCATGAGGATGGTCTTTAGGAAGCAAGAAAGATCTTATTGGCAGCCCATTGCTCAGGATTCTCCCGGTTGGGTTCATCTTTTTGGTGAACTGCGTGGTATTACAGGCATTAGGCCTCAAAAACAACTCGAAATACAGCCGTATATCCTCGGTAAGACAGAGAAATCACCATCCGTAGAGGGCAACCCTTACGCCACAGGTTCTGAGTCTGATCTGGATGTGGGTGTAGATGCCAAAATAGGCCTCACCAGTGATATTACACTAGACCTTACTATCAATCCGGATTTTGGTCAGGTAGAGGCCGATCCATCTCGGGTGAATCTTTCTGCATTCCAGTTATTTTTCCAGGAACGAAGGCCATTTTTCCTGGAGGGGAAGAACACGCTAAACTTTGGCCTCACTGAATCTGTAGCGGGTGGTCAGTTCAATAATGACAACCTTTTCTATTCCAGAAGGATCGGAGGATCTCCTTCATACTTTCCATCGGATGATGACATTCAATACGTGGATCGGATGAAGAAAACCAGAATATTAGGTGCAGCCAAGGTCACAGGTAAGAACAAAAATGGCTTTTCGTGGGGACTGCTGGAATCGGTCACCAATAAAGAAATGGTGGAGGTGCAGGACACCCTGGGAGGCAGAAGAAAGGTAGCTGTAGAGCCCATGACCAACTATGTAGTGGGCCGTGTGCAGCAGGACATCAATCAGGGGAATGCCCTGATCGGCGCCATGTTTACCGCCACCAATAGGAGGTTGGATGAAGATCATTTCAATTACCTGCATAAAAGTGCATACACAGGTGGGGTAGACTTTACCCAGAACTTTAACGAACGAAACTATTACCTCTCTTTGAATGCTGTGGTGAGCAATGTGAATGGTGATGAAGAAGCCATTTACAATACACAAACTTCCTCTGAGCGCTACTTTCAGCGGCCGGACAATAGGAGAAAAGGAGTTGACTCCACGCGAACCTCACTTTCTGGTACGTCCGGGACTGCTGCCTTTGGCAAGCGGAACGGAAATCTGATTTTCCAGACAGGAGCTACTATGCGCTCACCTGGTGTGGAACTTAACGATGTGGGTTTTTTGATGCAGTCAGATTATATATCCCAATGGACCTGGGCGCAGTACCGTATACTTAAGCCTTTCAGTATCTTCAGGTGGGTCAGGTTCAATGCCAACCAGTACCTCACCTGGGATTTTGGCGGAATAAACCTTCTAAAAGCAATGAATTTCAACACCCATGCACAGTTTAAAAATATGTGGTACGTGGGCGGTGGCACTACTTTATCGGGTGAGAGCAGGTCAAATGCCGATTTGAGGGGCGGACCTGCGTTGCGTTATCCGGGTACCACGGAATATTGGGTTTACATGGGAACCAACGACCAGAAGAAGCTTTACTTCGAGATGAATCCGTGGATATCTTCTGGACAAGAAAACTACTATAGAGGAGGAGGTATTTTCACAAGCCTTAGGTATCAGCCGACTGATGCGCTGAGACTGTCGGTTTCTCCGTCAGTGGACTGGAATGACAATGCCCTTCAATATGTAAGCAGCTACGAGACCAATACTGAAAACTACATTCTGGCAAGAATCCAGCAAGTAACCTATAGCGCCTCCGTGCGGGCCAACTACATCATCACACCCAATCTGTCTGTGGAATACTGGGGGCAGCCGTTTATTTCCAGAGGAGAGTACAGTGATTTCAAAAAGGTACTTAGCCCCAACTCTGACCACTTTGAGGAACGACATGTTTCTCTTGGCCCTGATCAGATCAATTATGCTGATGAGTCGGGGAGTTATTTTATTGATGAAAATAGGGATGGAATTACTGAAGCAGAGTTGGATGACCCCAACTTTAACTTCATGCAGTTCCGATCCAATTTTGTGATAAGATGGGAGTATATACCCGGCTCCACTCTTTTTGTGGTATGGACATCCAGTTCTTCTGATTCGCACAATTCACGAGAAAATAGATTTAGCTATTTGGCCACCGACCTGAAACAGGCCGATGGTACCAATATTTTCCTCATTAAGTACACCTATCGATTTGTCTTATAG
- a CDS encoding outer membrane beta-barrel protein translates to MIGQENSDSQFENEWKEVFGDASQTPPDAVWNEIDRKLAYAELSVYKTKATYYRWAVAAILLLAASLGTLQYWYFQQGTDYRLAINVDKPAPMEEVVSIRIPDSADERMTALAFGDQGRDKQVSRAAMFVASEQEQEEEVNDQSHSREIFEELTLTKLKPEVSIAANYTGRRLYLLPVYHFEQRRKAGVDNKYWAGLSLGSGGFDPNFQSTGGSLLASNLDMSSAGFSLSSEEAIDSQSPSVREGMLPGETVSLGVNFGLKLSSRWTLESGVQYARADATTQTNVVIQTSTFQEVIPATSQVRSVQQFEQAIDRQEVVEYDYRDVNLKNEFQFTSVPVKAGYLIVNSKFRMELNAGVITNFYMGNKLSGSDAEIAGLTIGPGSESPYREVSFSGLAGVEFGYQLLKNFDLVIEPNYRRSINSLTKENTSFTTNPSGFGLLTGVRYNFN, encoded by the coding sequence ATGATAGGGCAGGAGAACTCTGACAGTCAATTTGAGAATGAATGGAAGGAGGTTTTTGGTGATGCAAGCCAGACACCCCCTGATGCAGTGTGGAATGAAATCGACCGGAAACTGGCCTATGCGGAACTTTCGGTGTATAAAACAAAAGCCACCTATTACAGGTGGGCAGTGGCTGCTATTCTGCTGCTGGCAGCCTCACTTGGTACTCTGCAATACTGGTACTTTCAGCAAGGGACGGATTACCGGCTGGCCATTAATGTAGACAAGCCCGCTCCAATGGAGGAGGTTGTTTCCATACGCATTCCTGACTCAGCCGATGAAAGGATGACTGCTTTGGCTTTTGGTGATCAGGGAAGGGATAAACAGGTCTCCCGGGCTGCCATGTTTGTGGCCAGCGAGCAAGAACAAGAGGAAGAAGTCAATGATCAGAGTCATTCCCGCGAGATTTTTGAAGAATTAACTTTGACGAAATTGAAGCCGGAAGTGTCTATTGCGGCTAATTATACGGGGAGGCGACTGTATTTACTACCCGTATACCATTTCGAGCAAAGACGAAAAGCGGGTGTGGATAATAAGTACTGGGCGGGACTTAGCCTGGGTTCTGGTGGTTTTGATCCTAACTTTCAGTCGACAGGGGGAAGTCTGCTGGCCAGTAATCTGGATATGTCCAGCGCAGGATTTAGTCTTTCAAGCGAGGAGGCCATCGATAGTCAATCACCATCCGTTCGTGAGGGTATGTTGCCAGGAGAAACCGTTTCACTTGGTGTGAATTTTGGATTGAAATTGAGCAGCAGATGGACACTGGAGAGCGGGGTGCAGTATGCCCGGGCAGATGCTACTACTCAGACCAATGTGGTGATTCAAACCTCTACTTTTCAGGAGGTGATTCCGGCCACTAGTCAGGTGAGAAGTGTTCAGCAATTTGAGCAAGCCATCGACCGCCAGGAAGTGGTAGAATATGATTACAGAGATGTTAATTTGAAGAATGAATTTCAGTTTACCTCAGTACCAGTGAAAGCCGGATATCTGATTGTGAATAGTAAATTCAGGATGGAATTGAATGCGGGTGTGATAACTAATTTTTATATGGGCAATAAGCTCTCGGGTTCAGATGCGGAAATCGCAGGGTTAACCATTGGTCCGGGTTCCGAATCCCCTTATCGTGAGGTGAGTTTTAGCGGATTGGCAGGTGTTGAGTTTGGATATCAACTGTTGAAGAATTTTGATCTGGTGATAGAACCGAATTATAGAAGATCGATCAACTCGCTGACCAAAGAGAACACCTCGTTTACCACCAATCCTTCGGGATTTGGGCTTCTCACAGGAGTTCGATACAATTTTAACTAA
- a CDS encoding RNA polymerase sigma factor, whose translation MAFSDEELIKACCKGERTAQQNLYKKYSGQMYAVALRYSKMQQEAEDILQEAFLKVFQNINNFRQDSSLVYWIKRIVVNTALNHQRSKLYLYPMVDVGDLKNRFTENLTITGINHKELLEMIRKLPSGCQVIFNLYAIEGYKHHEIADLLGISEGTSKSQYARAKSLLKEWILKSDVIYYDRAGEL comes from the coding sequence ATGGCATTCAGTGATGAAGAGTTAATTAAGGCCTGTTGCAAAGGAGAACGGACTGCTCAGCAGAATCTGTATAAAAAGTACAGCGGACAGATGTATGCTGTCGCTTTGCGCTATTCCAAAATGCAGCAAGAAGCGGAAGATATTCTTCAGGAGGCTTTTCTGAAAGTTTTTCAGAATATAAATAACTTCAGACAAGACTCTTCACTGGTATATTGGATTAAGCGAATAGTGGTGAATACGGCACTCAATCATCAGCGGAGCAAACTGTATCTCTATCCCATGGTGGATGTTGGCGATCTCAAGAATCGTTTTACCGAAAATCTTACCATTACCGGAATCAATCACAAGGAACTATTAGAAATGATCAGAAAATTACCCTCTGGGTGTCAGGTGATATTTAACCTGTATGCGATTGAGGGGTATAAGCATCATGAGATTGCAGACCTCCTGGGGATCAGCGAGGGGACCAGCAAGTCTCAGTATGCAAGAGCCAAGAGCTTATTGAAGGAGTGGATATTGAAGAGTGACGTGATATATTATGATAGGGCAGGAGAACTCTGA
- a CDS encoding DUF5103 domain-containing protein: MKYLPLLAISLLLANCVPVSYTDTASQKTILYDNAEYEDNIGVVQLYPLSADQQASLDYPVIALNSAGLSLVFDLLEQNTSYLNARYVHCNADWTPSRLTDLQFLSTYNEFPINQYNYSSNTRIPYVNYQADLPAPDKSGNYLLVVYRENDRKNVLFTRRFLVFDQRAQIDVEFTPSATVSQRNTNHQLSFGIRYQQIENPNPLREFKVVLLQNHNWHTPITGLQPTLMRPDQNYLEYRHFNGENNFPALNEFRYFDLRSIDYRGMNVVNVRKETDQIQAFLGLDKSRHGLAYSQLINDLNGGFFLENKDPNDGPLQSEYAQVYFELQSEKLEGEVYIAGGFNNWNLTPENMMSYDESTGSYRGWIWLKQGYYDYFYWLKSDKMPFYELEGSHYQTSNDYEILFYYRDPFNNYDELIGYRRVSSGN; this comes from the coding sequence ATGAAATATCTACCACTACTTGCGATTAGTCTCCTGCTAGCCAATTGTGTGCCAGTTTCTTACACAGATACGGCAAGCCAGAAAACCATTCTCTATGACAATGCCGAATATGAAGACAACATAGGCGTAGTACAGCTCTATCCCCTCTCTGCTGACCAGCAAGCGAGCCTGGATTATCCCGTGATAGCCCTCAACTCTGCCGGACTCAGTTTGGTGTTTGACCTTCTGGAACAGAATACGTCCTACCTCAATGCCAGATATGTTCATTGCAATGCTGACTGGACACCGTCTCGACTGACGGACCTACAATTTCTGAGCACCTACAATGAGTTTCCTATCAACCAATACAACTACTCCTCCAACACCAGAATACCGTATGTCAATTACCAGGCTGATTTACCAGCTCCTGACAAATCGGGGAATTACCTTCTGGTGGTATACCGTGAGAATGATCGGAAAAACGTGCTATTTACGAGAAGGTTTCTTGTTTTTGACCAACGAGCGCAGATTGATGTGGAATTTACTCCCAGCGCCACGGTCTCCCAGAGGAACACCAACCACCAATTATCATTCGGGATAAGGTATCAGCAGATTGAAAATCCCAATCCACTACGGGAATTCAAGGTAGTACTATTACAAAATCATAATTGGCACACTCCCATCACAGGTCTACAGCCCACACTGATGCGGCCTGATCAAAATTACCTTGAATACAGGCATTTCAATGGTGAAAACAACTTTCCTGCGCTGAATGAATTCAGATACTTTGACCTCCGATCGATCGATTACCGAGGAATGAATGTGGTGAATGTGAGGAAAGAAACCGATCAGATACAAGCCTTTCTGGGATTGGATAAAAGCAGACATGGGCTGGCTTATTCACAGCTCATCAACGACCTCAATGGTGGTTTCTTCCTGGAAAACAAAGACCCCAATGATGGGCCATTGCAAAGTGAATATGCCCAGGTCTACTTTGAATTACAATCTGAAAAACTGGAGGGCGAAGTATACATAGCAGGAGGATTCAACAATTGGAACCTTACACCTGAAAACATGATGAGCTACGATGAGAGCACCGGGAGCTACAGAGGATGGATATGGTTAAAGCAGGGCTATTATGATTACTTCTACTGGCTGAAATCAGACAAAATGCCCTTTTATGAACTGGAAGGGAGCCATTACCAGACATCCAACGACTATGAAATTCTGTTTTACTACAGGGATCCTTTTAACAACTATGACGAACTCATTGGATACCGCAGGGTATCAAGTGGAAACTAA